From the genome of Natronolimnobius baerhuensis:
TCGAGAGGTCGTCTGGCCTGACCGGTCGTGTTACAGACACGCCATCGCAATCGTTCCCGATGGCCTCGAGATCGGATGGATCGAACCGCTGGACGGGGTCGGTGACATCGATCACGACTGTTATACGGGTGATACCGTGTCGTTCCGGCTCGAATCCCTCGGAGAGGTCCGAACGGTGTCGGTCACGATTGTCGACGTCTGTGCCGAAACGGAAACGACTGAAACGGTCGACGCGGGTGCGTACGAAGAAGGCGTTTGGCTATCCGACGTGCTCACGAACGGCGGCGTCTACGAAATCACGGTGTCCGTCGAGAACGGGCCGACGGAAACGTACGCGTTTGACGCGGAGTGTGGCGGACTAAACGCCGTGATCGACGAGGACGGTGACCTCGACGTGTTTCCAATCCCGATGGAATAGCCGTTCATGAATCCGAGTTCATTGGTACTCGGTCGAAAAGATCAGTTCCGTCCCGAACGCGGTCGACTCGTCCAGTTTACGAGGACGGCGACCTCGACTGATCCGACTCGAGTGTCGACCGAAACCGGTCCAGTCCCATCTCGAGCATGTCCGGACTCACGGTCTGGAACTCGCCGTCGTCGGGCAGATACGGACGCACAGAATCCCAGCTTTCGCGTGCGTAGCGTTCGTCGAGCAGGACACGCACGCCGACATCCTCCGGACTGCGAATCACGCGACCGATTGCCTGGCGGGCCTTGCGAACGGCGGGGATCGTCAGCGCGTAGGTAAAGCCGTCGCCGAACTCGTCGTCGTAGGCCCGCCGAACCGCCTTCGTGCGCGGGCTCGCGGTGTTGACGAGTGGAACGCCACAGACGACCGCGGCGGAGAGGCGGTCGCCGCTGTAGTCGACGCCCTCCGTGAGTGTCCCTCGCAAACTCGTCACGAGCACTTTCCCCTCGCCCGCGAAGAACTCGCTTTTGAGCGACTCCGTCGCCTCGTCGTCGCTCGAGGCGTCGAGCAAGATCGGTTTCGAGAGGTGGTCCTCGAGTGCGCCGGCGATCCACTTTGCTTCCGAATAGCTTGGCATGCCGACGAGGACGTTCCCCGGCAGGCGGCCGATCTTCGCGACCGCGTTGGCGTAGTGGGTTCGGGTTCGATTCTCGTCGCCCGGCTGCCCCCGATTATCGTAGGTAAACTTCGGTGCGGCGACGGCGAAGCTCTCGCGGTTTTCCGCGGGAAAGTGCAGCCCGTAGCGACGTTCGACGACCGGGCGGTCGTCCTCGCGTGCAAGGTACTCGAGCCCGGTCACCTCGGTGAAGGCGTCCATCGGCTCGAGGGTGGCGCTCATCAGGACGCCGCCGCCGAACGAGGCGAGGCGCTCGCCGATGGCATCGCTCGGGACGCAGTTGTGCAAGGCGAGACGGGCGTTGTAGGCGCGACGCCACGAGTCGCCGGGTTCGGTGTCGTCCCAGGTACGCTCGAGTTCGATTTCGCGGAAGTACTCGGTGTGATCGCAGCGATACCATTCGCCGAGGACGCGGCCCGCGGCGGGGGCGGCGCGCGTCCGATCTTCGTCTTCGGCTTCGTTGAGAATGCGGGCGACGACGGCGCCGACGGATTCGGCGCGAACCCACTCGGCGTCGCTGTAGCCCTCGGATCTCGCCCACTCGGTCAACTCGTCTTCGGCCGGCTGAGACGGGTCTCGGAGCGGAATTTCGTCGTCCGAGAGGTCGGTGAGGTCCGACTGCCACCCCCTGTGTTTCCGGTCGAGATGGGCAGTGACACGCCGGTCGAGTTCGATACGAAGATCCTCGACGAACTCGAGGGTGCGATTGAGTTCTTCGTAGGTGACGTCGCTGTCGTTCAGTTCGGCGCGTACGAGGTCGGCGTCGGCGGTTTTCGAGCCGCCCTGGGCCTGGCGGCCCTCGCGTTCGAATTTGATCGGCTGGAGCACGCGGGAAATCTCGGTGGCGGCGTCTCGCAGCGTCCGGTCGCCGACGCCCTCGCTGACCAGATCGCGCACGCGTGGCTCGAGCATGTGGGCTTCATCGCAGACGACGAACGTCGAGTCGTCGAGTAGGGCTCCCGTAAACGTGCCCGTCGTGCGCGGATCGAAGGCGTGGTAGTAGTTGCCGACGACGACCTCGGCGTGGCCGAGCACCGCGCCCATCACCGAGTGCGGGCAGGTGCCGTGGGCGACCGAGCGCGCGACGAGGTCATCGGGCGTGATCATCCCCGCTTCGGTGAAGTCGTACGGAACGGCTTCGCTCGCATCGCCGTCGCTGTCTTCCTCCGGAAGGTCCTCGAGGTACTGCGCGTAGAACGGGCAGTACTCGGTTTCGGCCCCGACGGGGCCGCCTTCGCCGTACTCGGGCAGATCGCGCGGATAGGGCGAGGGCTCGCCGGCGCTCTCGAGATAGGTTGCATTGCCCCCGCCTTGATTTCCACTGTCGGCGAGGCCGATCTGCTGGCTGCGGGCGCGTGCGGCGAGATTCTGAGCGGTCGTCTCGCCGGCTTCGCCGGTCAGATCGCGGGTCCGGTCCCGCAGCGTCTCACAGCGGTCGTAGACGTTCCCGTCGTCGAACCCTGCTGCACGTTCGCGGTTGTACGGACAGACGTCCGCCTTGCCGACCAGCGTGAGCCCCGAGACGGGGTTCCAGTCGTCGG
Proteins encoded in this window:
- a CDS encoding ATP-dependent DNA helicase, which gives rise to MTDWRSIFGHPQPYDPQVDGIETAIETARDGGYTVIEGACGTGKTMIALTAGIDLVRDPDTDYERVLVLTSVKQQLRQFEEDLETINANLPDDWNPVSGLTLVGKADVCPYNRERAAGFDDGNVYDRCETLRDRTRDLTGEAGETTAQNLAARARSQQIGLADSGNQGGGNATYLESAGEPSPYPRDLPEYGEGGPVGAETEYCPFYAQYLEDLPEEDSDGDASEAVPYDFTEAGMITPDDLVARSVAHGTCPHSVMGAVLGHAEVVVGNYYHAFDPRTTGTFTGALLDDSTFVVCDEAHMLEPRVRDLVSEGVGDRTLRDAATEISRVLQPIKFEREGRQAQGGSKTADADLVRAELNDSDVTYEELNRTLEFVEDLRIELDRRVTAHLDRKHRGWQSDLTDLSDDEIPLRDPSQPAEDELTEWARSEGYSDAEWVRAESVGAVVARILNEAEDEDRTRAAPAAGRVLGEWYRCDHTEYFREIELERTWDDTEPGDSWRRAYNARLALHNCVPSDAIGERLASFGGGVLMSATLEPMDAFTEVTGLEYLAREDDRPVVERRYGLHFPAENRESFAVAAPKFTYDNRGQPGDENRTRTHYANAVAKIGRLPGNVLVGMPSYSEAKWIAGALEDHLSKPILLDASSDDEATESLKSEFFAGEGKVLVTSLRGTLTEGVDYSGDRLSAAVVCGVPLVNTASPRTKAVRRAYDDEFGDGFTYALTIPAVRKARQAIGRVIRSPEDVGVRVLLDERYARESWDSVRPYLPDDGEFQTVSPDMLEMGLDRFRSTLESDQSRSPSS